CATTGTGGAAAAACGCCGTTGATGAGTGTGATAGCATGTTCGTTCAAGAGTGCCGCTAGCCGCCCAGCTGCTGCTGCGCCGACTCTCTCGCGTGGTATTTCCAAATCTCTTGCTGATCCCAGCGACTCAAGCCAGGGAACTTCACCCCGACTCTGCCATGATCCGCCCACTTCACTGTGCAGGAAGTCTGTATGAAGCGGTTGCTGAGAGGGAGTTGGAACCGGAGGATCAGTTGGGCACCCACCGGGATTGCCTGTTGCGTGGTAAGGAGAGCCCCGCCGGTCCCGATGTCGGTTATGCGCCCCTCCTG
This genomic window from Candidatus Methylomirabilota bacterium contains:
- a CDS encoding PilZ domain-containing protein, whose protein sequence is MNNPTDTRHSPRIPCDIPVEYHIKGDRPQEGRITDIGTGGALLTTQQAIPVGAQLILRFQLPLSNRFIQTSCTVKWADHGRVGVKFPGLSRWDQQEIWKYHARESAQQQLGG